The following nucleotide sequence is from Labeo rohita strain BAU-BD-2019 unplaced genomic scaffold, IGBB_LRoh.1.0 scaffold_132, whole genome shotgun sequence.
tactgtaatgaaattaatttaacttatacactgccctccaaaagtttggaaacacccctggcaaagtgtggttttggatgatatcagcataaatccttatcattttttggtgtaagtgcattaaagtaacttgacattatcattgaaggccagcaataataattttcattttgattacatcataatggcaatatatacatgtcaaagtcagacatgcccctttgccagctgtgatgcctggttactggtttaaacttggcccaggttttaaatgatttttaggTCAGAGCACCTTAacagcttcaacaattgattgccaaataagtttagaatacaatgaatttaggcccagattatgcagagctgtaatagctgctaatgtggatattttgatgaatcaaaaaaaaaaaaaattctatgtataaactgtttatgtaataaaatgtttttgtagtttgtgttgtcccttatcagtgcaaaattatcagaaattaaaaaggattcatgccaatattgtccaaaaccccatttttctagggcgtttccaaacttttggagggcagtttatatacagtgggtacggaaagtattcagacccccttaaatttttcactctttgttatattgcagccatttgctaaaatcatttaagttcatttttttccctcattaatgtacacacagcaccctatactgacagaaaaacacagaattgttgacatttttgcagatttattaaaaaagaaaaactgaaatatcacatggtcctaagtattcagaccctttgctcagtatttagtagaagcacccttttgatctaatacagccaggagtctttttgggaaagatgcaacaagtttttcacacctggattttgggatcctctgccatttctccttgcagatcctctcgagttctgtcaggttggatggtaaacgttggtggacagccatttttaggtctctccagagatgctcaattgggtttaagtcagggctctggctgggccattcaagaacagtcacggagttgttgtgaagccactccttcgttattttagctgtgtgcttagggtcattgtcttgttgtaaggtaaaccttcggcccagtctgaggtcctgagcactctggagaaggttttcgtccaggatatccctgtacttggccgcattcatctttccctcgattgcaacgagtcgtcctgtccctgcagttgaaaaacacccccacagcatgatgctgccaccaccatgcttcactgttgggactgtattggacaggtgatgagcagtgcctggttttctccacacataccgcttagaattaaggccaaaaagttctatcttggtctcttcagaccagagaatcttatttctcaccatcttggagtccttcaggtgttttttagcaacctccatgcgggctttcatgtgtcttgcactgaggagaggcttccgtcgggccactctgccataaagccccgactggtggagggctgcagtgatggttgactttctacaactttctcccatctcccgactgcatctctggagctcagccacagtgatctttgggttcttctttacctctctcaccaaggctcttctcccccgatagctcagtttggccggatggccagctctaggaagggttctggtcgtcccaaatgtcttccatttaaggattatggaggccactgtgctcttaggaaccttaagcacagcagaaatttttttgtaaccttggccagatctgtgccttgctacaattctgtctctgagctcttcaggcagttcctttgacctcatgattctcatttgctctgacatgcactgtgagctgtaaggtcttatacagacaggtgtgtggctttcctaatcagtataatcaaacacagctggactcaaatgaaggtgtagaaccatctcaaggatgatcagaagaaatggacagcacctgagttaaatatatgagtgtcacagcaaagggtctgaatacttaggaccatgtgatatttcagtttttcttttttaataaatctgcaaaaatgtcaacaattctgtgtttttctgtcaatatggggtgctgtgtgtacattaatgaggaaaaaaaatgaacttaaatgattttagcaaatggctgcaatataacaaagagtgaaaaatttaagggggtctgaatactttccgtacccactgtatatagcTTCTGAAAATTAAGCACTATAATGCAATTTCAGTCATCCAGAAAACTCACTCTGCTTTTTTCTCAGTCTCCAAGTTACTATGGCAACAAAAGTAACAATCACTAACAGCACAAGCATCGCTGGTAGAAACATGAGCAGAATCACATCACGCCTGTAAGTGATGAAGagacatttatatttatcacACAGAACTATTCTCACTTTTAATACATAGCAAGTTAATCTTGTAAAGTCTAATTTAGAGATATAATTTCAAGCAAATGCAcgttaaaatgccttaaataCTTGTTTTGCTCATCTGTGCTGTGTATTTCACTATTAACAGTCCCTGAGGCTGCTATTCGAGATGGATGGGTTTCATCTCTGCaattaaacataacattacTATGGTGACATGAAACAGTTtagtaatacaattattatgaaTGACTGAATAATGTTCATACTTACATGTGTGTCTCAGGTCTTGATTCAGTAGTTATAGCTGCCAGtcagaaaacagaaacaaagaaacagaTTTCTTAGTtagaaaataatgttattattaatgaacAAAGCTGTTTGTTATGCAAGAACATTTCCAAGAAAAAATATCCTATGGTGATCAATCatgataaaaagtcaaaatgttgtttgtagTAGCTATGACtcaatattttaacttttgaattttactaaatatttcaatttagtttAGCTGTTTCttactgtttattattttattcatagttGTAGTATTGATGTTGGTTGATGATTGTGTTGTGTGCCtgcaaaacaatgtaaaaaatggaaaataataacattttactactaataattttcattttaaagcacagccaggACACAGTTTTAGACTTTAGCACCTGTGTTTACTTTGTGATCATTCTgagttaaatacaaatttaaaatcatcacaagaaataatttaatagctattatagtgtttttgaaatcaaatatttgcatagctatgacaggaaacacttgCATCTGACAATACCaaggaaaaaaaacttaataaagcatatacataaacccaaataggaaataaactcctgaaacattggtgtctcatattttagagcagtcaatacaatttatgaaaaataaataaatatgtggatgtaacccctttgtaatcatttcaTAAGTAACATTTAATTGCACTAGTACTACATAACTTGGAACTACATAATGGAGCcaagttatttaaaaacaataataataataattcagtcATTCACTCACATATTTGTATGCAGCCAGATTCTTTGAACGGAGATCACATAAATTTTGAGTGGCCATAAATTGAAGTTTTTCAACAATCTATCagcatataaaataatgaaactttTGCCCTTTTTACAACCCTTCGTTATCTAGGGGTCAGATCAAAATGTTCTGGCTACAAAAGTATTTGGATGTGATTGTTTTTCTGAAAGGTCAAGTGTGTTTACACCTACATGTCTGTCTTAGAGCCAGATGGTTTAGTTGCTGGAATAGTTGTAGGTACTTAAAAAGAGAAGGAAATGAggttagttttattttacatcattttaatgGCTGAATTGGTTTGTGATCTTACCTTGTTTGGGTTTAGTGACCTTGAGTTGAACAGGAGCCTGCCAGTCTCCTACAGAGCAGAAGTACCAGCCAGAATCATTCAGTTTCAGTCCAGTCATCAGCACAGTGAAGGTTTTTTTCCCATCATCACTGATCTTGACTAATGAATTCTGGGATGTGTCAGTGCTGCCCACTGTGTAACAGCTCTGATCTTTAATTCTGCACCACTGTTTGActtcattctttttttcagaactgtagAGACACTGAACACTGATATCACCACCTTCATGTCCAGATACACTGCTGCTCACCACAGACACATCAGGAACTGAAACGGTTAAAAAACAATTCtggaaaataaacaatatgACCAAGAATGTACATTCTTACATTGATGCACATAGAACATTGTAGCCTACTGAATGATTCTGTCAGTGGCTAAACTTCAAAATAGCATAATACTCTTACTGTTTGCTTTTGATATGCAATCCTCAATTCAAACATTGTCTTCACTGCTACCACAAAACCACAGCGATGACATTCAAATTAAGTAAATGATTCTTACTTTTCAGTGCATTAATTCTGAAACTTTGGTCATTGGAACaatgtggtttttatttaatctgtaaaaattttATAAATCAAACCATTTGAAcacaaatgtgtgttggcagtgttaACATCCTTGTtgatcctgg
It contains:
- the LOC127158069 gene encoding polymeric immunoglobulin receptor-like, which gives rise to MHIHSAVDMIYPLILSGILLHISDGAGLENINIGVKPKSSGIIPCLYDEKHKENRKYWCKGTYWVSCKILASANNTRKYSLTDYPNQSIFTVQWENLQTSDAGFYWCAVEIGDYNIPDDSYYLYLKVQSVPDVSVVSSSVSGHEGGDISVQCLYSSEKKNEVKQWCRIKDQSCYTVGSTDTSQNSLVKISDDGKKTFTVLMTGLKLNDSGWYFCSVGDWQAPVQLKVTKPKQAITTESRPETHIDETHPSRIAASGTVNSEIHSTDEQNKRDVILLMFLPAMLVLLVIVTFVAIVTWRLRKKQSEFSG